A region of the Littorina saxatilis isolate snail1 linkage group LG12, US_GU_Lsax_2.0, whole genome shotgun sequence genome:
tgaaagacaagctagaacgctaaaaaaatttgtgcaaatcatgcagaggctacttgtgtgtgtaaataaattttatgaagattgctttatttttgttcaatttatgacgttttgtttgggtactcttttttttgggtcaccctgtatcatatataggtgaggtattggatctcaaaaacttcagagaaaatgggaaaaatgtgaaaaatagctgttttttagacaacatttatggcccctgcgaccttgaccttgaagcaaggtcaagatgctatgtatgttttttggggccttgtcatcatacaccatcttgccaaatttggtactgatagactgaatagtgtccaagaaatatccaacgttaaagttttccggacggacgtccggacagacggacgtccagacggacggacgactcgggtgagtacatagactcacttttgcttcgcatgtgagtcaaaaagcttaTCCATGTAACTGACACATCTAAAAACGTAAACGTCAACCAATAATTTTGATCCACCAATCATTCTGATCTAACTATCGTTGGTGTCAAATAGTATGTTGTCAATATAAGACCAGCGCTAaaccaacaagaagagcaaacgctcgatcgagtcactttcgcagttctgaatattatatgaggcatcagatggacaggaagaaattgctattcacaacacaatgagtcacgttcacataaaatttgagcccggtcacttttatagtttccgagaaaagcccaacgttaagttgtgtgttgccgaacagaaaaggctagttatctcccttgtttttctgataacgttcgtaaaaggctacagatgtaaatactttgatgtaaagaataatcctacaaagtttcaatcacatccgatgaactttgtcaaagatataaaatgtctaatttttcctttgacgctgacctgtgaccttgaaaaaggtcaaaggtcaacgaaaccatcgttaaagtgtagaggtcattggaggtcacgactaaacaaaatatgagcccgatcgctttgatagtttccgagaaaagtccaacgttaaggtggtgtctacggacggccggccggccggacagactaacactgaccgattacatagagtcactttttctcaagtgactcaaaaatgtatTCATTATATGAAtcggagaaaaaagaaaagaaatcgtcATCTGCTGATAAAAGAAAACGTGTCATCGCAGTTAATCTTTTAATTTTGAGAACTTAGTTGCCAACAGAAGCGTTACACTTCCGAGAAACGCagtaacacatacacatgaacaTTGTAGCACAACCACGTGCCAGGCGTgcgtgcccacacacacacatgcacgcacatacacacatgcacgcacacacccacatgcactcacacagcAAACGCACACATTCCAACGTGACGCTCACAGGCTTTTTGTGaccaacaagggaaataaccgcgTTTTTCTCTGACTCAGAACAGAACGCGGTTTCTTCCCTTTAATTGGACCCCAAACTGCATCGCGAATCGGATATATCGcgatcaaaaatctttggaccccaaagaccgcgagttagtggaagtctgctATATGTGCCTCTAAATCtaaacgaaacaaacggctgtgattcacaagaactctagcgatggcttttgactgttcagaggaactggcgataggcataaaccgtcttCTGCTacaagaaccacgaccttgtgtgaccctgcttccgggcttttcttttttcaaacttttaaaacttcgaattgtactgatcttgtcttaaaaaaaagaattcttttatgatttaagaatgtatgtgtaacaagctgtcaatttattatttagattttaaaagttaggtctagcgccaaaacgcaccacagtccgattttgttatcagacaatccgcaaaattaattctttgaaaattgctcgctctttacgtaaggcacctaggatgttcccgttcggtgagcgttcaaatggaagggtgtttgtactttgtgtaagcctgacagtatttgtgatggtttccgggaggcgtactgtgcctttaacacttCTGCAACAGAAAACTGGTGCAAAAGTGAGATTTATCACTTTAACATCACAGTGCAGAATGCTTGAtcagccccccgcgggttagggggaagaatttacccgatgctccccagcatgtcgtaagaggcgactaacggattctgtttctccttttacccttgttaagtgtttcttgtatagaatatagtcaatgtttgtaaagattttagtcaagcagtatgtaagaaatgttaagtcctttgtactggaaacttgcattctcccagtaaggtaatatattgtactacgttgcaagcccctggagcaatttttttattagtgcttttgtgaacaagaaacaattgacaagtggctctatcccatctcccccctttccccgtcgcgatataaccttgaacggttgaaaacgacgttaaacaccaaataaagaaagaaagaatgcttGATCAAGATATTCCATCAGCTCCAGAAACCTTAATGTGTAAACCTGGGTCCTTCACTTTAAGACACTGACCCTGCATCCAGTACGCTGTAGTGGTAGCCAGCAGCAGTAGCGGTGTGTGGACACAGCAAGTAGTTGTTTTCCTCCCAACATCTTTTCAAGATACGTTTGATTCCCTCGTCATCAATCACAAAGGTCTTGATCTCCGACTGCATCTGAAATCCACGTGGGAGAATACagttgacccccccttcaagaTCAGCTCCTAGCGTGTAGATGTCTTTGACAGATTCAAACTATCAATGTTCaaaatgtgcacacacaaaatctgaTACAATGGAGAAAAAGGGACCAAAGTTTGGAAACCTTCACACTGAAAACTCCCCCATGTGGCAGTAAAGTTCAAATTCTCGTGTATGTACATGTAGAGAAAAATGAaggataacaacaacaataataataataataataatactaatatttataacgcgcacatatctcaccaacaggcgactcaaggcgcacaaacactcattcacacagacggagacttaaagtcaccaacacacacaccatcaaccattaaaatatgtacagttattcagggtgggatggggtgggcagtgtagaatgcatggattatgtggaaaaaaggaatgtcttgagtgcagatttgaatgattcgagggactgttgttgacggagggggagaggtagtgtgttccattggctaggtgcttggaaagaaaatgagcgttgacctgctgttttgagtttggtgtgggggatgttgagcttgagggagtcggcagatgatctgagtgctcgtgaagggacatagagagagagagagtcggagagataggcaggggcaaCAGATTGTGAATAAAGACTCATGTGTTGTCGCAATAGCAGTTACACTTCAGGACTGTATTTCAGGAAACTGTGCAGTCTTTGAGAAAAATGCACAAGAATGGCAAGCAACCAAATGAAGTCAGCTTTACCTGTGTGAGCAGTGGTTCAGGTATGGTGGTTTTGCCGCCCGTCTCCACCTCTTTCATCATCTGGCACACAAGCTCTGCGTTCCTGTCGGAGCACAGGTACCACACTCGTTCAAAGTTATAGGCAAACTGCAACAATAAATTCTCATTTCAGTCATCATGCTTTCATTAATTTTCCTTTCACTGAAAGTTCAAGCAAACTGCAGTAGTGGTTCATGCTGTAAATGATTAAATATCATTTAAAACAATGCAAAAGAAAACCCTGTATATTGGAGTTTAAAAATAAGTTGTTCAGATGTATTAATTTTGCCAAAACAAATATCACACTCTGTAGAGTCCAAAAATGCTGAAAATGCTAACATCAGCACTGTCCATTTTGCCTTGCTGGCGATTTGAGCGCGAATCTTGAAAAGGAGTTTTCCTATACCCTATCACAATTGCAAAATTAAGCATCAAAGCCCATGTGTACCACATTTTTCCTTTGATCTTGCACACATAATGTCAGGTGATCAAATGTGAAAGTATAGTTCTCACCTGCATGTCCATAGCAGGGGCCAGGGAGGGCGTAACATCTCCCAGTTCGCACTTGCCCGTGGTGACCATGCGAGCTACGATGTCATTGGAGTTGacagcacacacaaactgtaCTGGAAGCCCCATCCTTCTTGCTACCAGCCCagctgcagaaaaaaagaaagaaaattacaGGCAAATCGCTTTATGATTCACTCTCCCCTCATCTCTCGGGATGTCGATCTTTCCTTACAGAATACTTGAAGATAAAATTgaccagttaaaaaaaaatgaagcaaAACTTCTGCAATACTATTACACAAACCTCTTTCGCATACACATGAATACCGTGCGGATAAACGTTTACTATCGCTGTGAGCGAcgtgccagttcagtctgctgcgctggactgggttttgatgttggaagacctgtttttcgtAATTGTTCTTTTGCGTTCACATTTCCATACCACCCAAGCACGTTGTATCAAACTTGATCCCCGATTGTAATATTCGTTTGTGTTGAAGTTTGCAAATTGCTGAATTTTTGCAACTATACTGAAAAGAGTTATTACTGTTTAAAACAACTTTTCTGAAAGGTTCCAGTACGTCCAACAAACTCATCAAAACACCATGATATTTTACACTCTCTTTTGCAGTTGTGTTAACAATACTCGTGTTAAATTTAAGAGCAATACAAGGAGCCATTACAAAACTTGTTACAAAAACAAGGTTTTTACCCACATAGCCCATAAAAAATGACACCAAAACAAGCTTTTTGCGACTTCTGATGCGGTTGacaccagtcttcttcaaaatggcaaaacaacactgctaggcactacagctgaaccaaataagtttgtatgggtagaaaatgagttgttcttccatTTGAGATCAAAAACAGGGTCACTCTGGctaattttgatttttttgtgtattttagtttctgcaagtttgcttttgtgaatttgatttcagggggggggggggggggtgtcctagATCTCCGGTCCTCTGCATACACACTAAttcatgaaaaatgaaactgtaTTTCATATGGTAGGGAGTGAATTACCTTTCTGGCGATATATATTTGGTTTTAACAATTAACTGGCTGcgtcacaaagatctacagctaaatgtatatGCCTACTTTTTTATGACAGGTAGTGTAAAAAActacaaatgtgtgtgtgtgtgggggggggggggggggtgagtctTAAtgaagggttccactgttctcATGTATCACCTACCTGTAATGTTTCCTCCTCCTCCAGTGGGTACCACAACCTCCAGCTCTTTGTCACATGATGGACACATCTGTAATTTAAATCAAGCATGTACGCTGTTTACCtatgttaaaacaaaaagaattgaCATTGATTGACAAGCATTAGACCAAAGACACATGCTGCTTACAAGACGCATTGTCATTGTTTGAAAAGATTGTAACAACCCCCATGAAAAGTAAAATTATTCTCTTACAGTGTGCCGTAAGTACACTTACATATATATGCAGATAAAATCACTAGGGCACTCTTAAAATAGGTGCACAGGTGAAACATGTACTCAAGATTCTTATTTTCTGTCTGCTTCTGTCCCCTCAAATAgacaaattccgaaaataactgtcgggtttgtttgggttatgaaagagtgaatgcccttgctttttactcagTCACAACATTTGAGGGGCCGGGCATgaatcactagcaaggggtgtgtcggaaacacttAGACAGGAGCACGTttgaagttatttgtcagaggcaaatcaagggtattcactctttcacaaacccATACAAACTCGACGGAGTTATATTCAAAAATAGTCTATTCAGCTGCTAGACTGGTGTTACATTTACATGGAACATATTTTTGCCTCTTTACTGAAATATCGAAAGGTACCTTGAGGTAGGCGTAGTAAAAATGAGCGGTCTGAACCATGATCCTGGCCCAATTCAGGGAGTTGGCTGAACACAGGTTATACTTCTTCACGAATTCCACATCAGCAAACATCTTCCTGATTGGCTGATCTATGTCGTCTGATGTTCCGTCAGCTGTTGACATTCATAACCATCCCAACAGCAATCGGTTCAGACAAAGGTTTATTCCTGTCATATACATCGTCATTAAAATACACACTATTAttcagaaaacagcaacaaggtTCAAGTTTAGGATGGTGTTTTCTGATTAGGTACACAAGACAAAAATCATGACAGAAACCATGTGTCTGCTGTTAAATGatagcaggcatgggaattgaaaaaagtaaaaaaggctgaacatttgtaagtaatagcaaagtcgaCGGCACGAAGAGCCTAGCCCtgctgggggggaggggggggggggggagaggggtttgggggcattttgggcagaattttttattttctccaaagaacccaactgGTGTAATTTatattcagtttttagaaccatttttgcctcccccatttatttttttcggcggacacttttgcttttttggcggaacaaaaaaaaaattcggcggaaatttgcctttcggcggacaattcccatacCTGGATAGTTATAGGCAGATATAAATCAAACAACCACAGTAAGAACCacagtaataaaaaaaaaatataaataaagagaataaaagaataaaagaggGAACAAGGACAGAACATTTCATACATCTGTATCTGTGCATTTGCATACATGTAAGATGATCCAATTAATAATTTAAGTgtatagggcggggatgtagctcagtcggtagcgcgctggatttgtatccagttggccgctgtcagcgtgagttcgtccccacgttcggcgagagatttatttctcagagtcaactttgtgcagactctcctcggtgtccgaacacccccgtgtgtacacgcaagcacaagaccaagtgcgcatggaaaagatcctgtaatccatgtcagagtttggtgggttataaaaacacaaaaatacccagcatgcttcctccaaaaacggcgtatggctgcctaaatggcgaggaaaaaaacggtcatacacgtaaaattccactcatgcaaaacaagaagggcaaagcccatacgactcacatgcttgacctcgacctttagggtaactaaacctagcaatgacatcatacactgctttacacatttttcctaccaaaatacatgtgaccttgaccccaaggtcaaggtcatccaaggtcatgcaacacaaagctgttaattcaagacataggaagtacaatggtgcttattcatattggctctttctaccatgagatatggtcacttttagtggttcactaccttattttggtcacatttcataagggtcaaagtgaccttgaccttgatcatatgtgaccaaatgtgtctcatgatgaaagcataacatgtgccccacataatttttaagtttgaaacagttatcttccatagttcagggtcaaggtcacttcaaaatatgtatacaatccaactttgaagagctcctgtgaccttgaccttgaagcaaggtaaaccaaactggtatcaaaagttggggcttactttgccctatatatcatatataggtgaggtattcaatctcaaaaacttcagagaaaatgggaaaaatgtgaaaaatagctgttttttaggcaacatttatggcccctgcgaccttgaccttgaagcaaggtcaagatgctatgtatgttttttggggccttgtcatcatacaccatcttgccaaatttggtactgatagactgaatagtgtccaagaaatatccaacgttaaagttttccggacgtcgatttttcctttttggctcacgaagtgtagcctatgcgatcgtaactttgtctgtctgtgcgtttgtgcgtgtgtgtgtgcgtgtgtgtgtgtgtttgtgcgtgtgtatgtctgtggtagaaactttaacatttccgagtctatgtgtgagtggttatccaagactatggataaagctcgcataagattacgtcacggtcaaaagtgtttgacgtcaattaatgcgtcatgacggcatgcctccctgtagtctttctctctcgcgtggtgtgtgtggtctcggtcattgttattttgagcgggccgagactatttggcagtcgtgtccctgtaagtaggctacatgcagacagacagatctagatctagtgtctctctttcttgcacagtgtcacctaagcttactgtgtgtgtgggtgtgtatgtgtgacggagtgattgagtttgtgttactgtttgtctatttcttacgtgagccttgaaggcttcgcctcttgttttctttgtattatattgacatgtacttttcaatgttctattatttATTAGATTTTCGTATCggtaatgttgtagtttgtaatactgtatgattgccgTTGACGATTGTCCTTTTATAGTCTCTATCTTTATGTCTtggtttagcagggacagattgtaagactaggtgtcagcctaaaatctccatccttgagtaataaagtttgtttgttcgttcctTTGTTCGTTCTCTCTCGCCCTCACCTTCTCCTTGTCTTCGTTAGGAGTGATATGCTGAGCAATAAATCTGAATCAAGGGGTACCCGCTGGTTCGCGACACTggcacaaaaccaaaacacatCAAAACATACTCATACCAATAAATCTCAACCATAGTAACCGCATTACTGTTGCTTGTCTTCGCTTTTGTCTTCATTGCCTTCTCGTCTGTTTTAATATCCTCCAGTCCAATTAAACTGGGTTCATTGGGAGTGGAATATGAATGTAGTGCCATGCTAAAACACGATAGCTGTTAAGTGTACAGATTGTATTTACTCTAGGTCTCTGGAAATGTGTTTACAATTAAGGAAAGTGGATTTAtgcaaacttcttcttcttctgcgttcgatgttcttcttcttttcgtctctattatcgtggaagcgtagacagccgattttctccccacgccaagttggctgctgtcttccgtcttcggtggttgaggttcttactcaggattgcctcctccccaagagtagctgccttgctgggctgtcgagtccactctacccgggtttgacgtcgaagttttccttctcgtagtctttgcctttcccaaggcgcacacaaggcagtgcgggttttgaaatcggagttgtccttctcctagatgagtgaccatccaaggttaacgagccccatctgcccgaagcagctggttttaaggcgccagtgacccgcctgcatcccttctcctgttagtcgaagacagggcccgccacgtgaaggccaggagctggatttgactgtcagaggtgtttggagacacgaagccatatggagcatttcttgggaagtaggcgcttatctctacttccaccccggcataacagtccttgggccccgATTGATGCAAACAAGGTCCTGTGTTTGCTTGCTTTGCAAAGACCAGCTCGACCCATTTCGGCCTTGGCCTAGCCAAATATTTGAAGTTTTGACTGATGGCGGGTTTCCAATGTGGAACTTTTAGCTTCAGgccaacagattgactaaatgttttaatattgcTTCTCGCGTCTTATTTTTCCCCCTATTCAAATGACCGGTCGTTACCAGGAGTGGAGACAAAAAATCAACGTGATTAACGTACCAGTAATTAGGTACTTGTGCACTTTCTTTTATTGTCTCTGTTCtgtattcctcctttttacatttagtcaagtttagactaaatgttttaacgtagaggggggaatcgagacgagggtgtggtgtatgtgtgtgtgtgtgtatgtgtagagcgatttagagaaaactactagaccgatcttcatgaaattttacatggaagttcctgggtatgatatccccagaccattttttaatgtttatgataaatgtatttgatgacgtcatatccggcttttcgtgaaagttgaggcggcactgtcacgctctcatttttaaaccaaattggttgaaattttggtcaagtaatcttcgacgacgcccggactttggtattgcatttcagcttggaggcttacaaattaattaatgagtttgctcattaaagttgtcattaaaatcgatttttcgcaaacagatttaaaattgattgcatcgtattcttcatgacactctgaatctaaaaatatatacatatgtcatgtttactcttaaaatgtgatcacaattaacgaaaatagataaattagtcttacgattaaaatttaagaaatcgatccaaaaatgatttcatcttattctttattgttttctgattccaaaaacatatagatatgatagcaCTGTATCTTTAAACCAGGGGGTCTCAAATGGcggggagagggaggagggtCCACTGTATTCATACCTCTGTAGACAAAAACGTTATCCTCCTTGACTGTGGTCATCTGTAGTTCCTGTATCTGTGTGCACCTGTTGCGAGGCAGAATCACCACGATGTCCACCCACTTCAGGGAACGCACAGCCTCTATTGCTGCACTACCGGTGTCTCCTGATGTACCTGTGTCAACAACGTGTTCTGTTCAGTACCAAACATGACAGCTCATTATGCAATGTCacaagcaaatacacacacacacacacacacacacacacacacacacacacaaacatgcacacacactcctcTTTCTTTTGCAAACTACTTTCTGATTGGAAATCAAATACCCTCATAAAATACACAAAAGCACAGTAAAGACATGCACTcaaatgcacacacattaaATTTTACATTACAGCTTTCCAGTGTATACTGACCCCCTTCACAAAATACAGCCTTCAACCCTTTCAATAAATATACAGCTCTACACACAAGCCTGGTTTTTCGTGGGGGAAAATGCAAACAAGGGGAAGGTTTCACTTTGTCAGACTTTTTGCACATGGTACTCTATAATTTTGCGTGTCAGGCCTATGCCTAAAGCTGTATGCAGCGGACTAACCCACGACAATCGTGAGATGCTTCTGTCGCTTGTTGAGGAAGTAGTCAAACAGCTGTCCCAGCACGGACATGGCCAGGTCTTTGAAGGCCCAGGTGCGGCCATGAAACAGCTCAAATATGTTCAGGCCACCGGACAGGTGTGCAATCGGGGCAATTTCAGGTGTGTCAAAGGTCAACAGGGCCTTGTCCACGAGCTCTGAAACATTTTCCTGTCCAGGTGATTGAAGTCAAAGTGTGCCTGTAACAACACACATTACAAATCCTTGTGCTCCATGCAggggaatcccccttttaagacccccgaaTTTAAGACTATACCTTCCTactaagacctgattttctcaaactaatttctgttcataacctctgtaaatgtacccccattttacgacccccctcctttttaagacctgattttcttagatttttagaggtctttctttatttggtgtttaacgtc
Encoded here:
- the LOC138982577 gene encoding threonine synthase-like 2, translated to MKYCSTRGRVQGLSFEEVLFSGFLEDGGMALPEIIPTVSLETLKSWAGLSYRDVVLKIVPFFVSEEELSFGDLEKLVDKALLTFDTPEIAPIAHLSGGLNIFELFHGRTWAFKDLAMSVLGQLFDYFLNKRQKHLTIVVGTSGDTGSAAIEAVRSLKWVDIVVILPRNRCTQIQELQMTTVKEDNVFVYRADGTSDDIDQPIRKMFADVEFVKKYNLCSANSLNWARIMVQTAHFYYAYLKMCPSCDKELEVVVPTGGGGNITAGLVARRMGLPVQFVCAVNSNDIVARMVTTGKCELGDVTPSLAPAMDMQFAYNFERVWYLCSDRNAELVCQMMKEVETGGKTTIPEPLLTQMQSEIKTFVIDDEGIKRILKRCWEENNYLLCPHTATAAGYHYSVLDAGRDPSHPSVCVATASPLKFREAISATGLQPIDTPRIKELLSAPTYFTDMELTDNWEKILRHRIEVMTENFYARNKA